From one Gracilibacillus salinarum genomic stretch:
- a CDS encoding erythromycin resistance leader peptide, producing MTHSMRLRFPALNQ from the coding sequence ATGACACATTCGATGAGATTACGTTTCCCAGCTTTGAATCAGTAA
- a CDS encoding ABC transporter ATP-binding protein, with protein MTNKNQPIQPPSRHHPPISKKPKVKNLRATLLRIWTYMETDKALFWLVLAMIIASAVLSLLGPYFIGVAVDVMTGATSSFSFQTILIILLIVFILHSLTLALQNYWMIDISQNTVYTMRQELFDHVLRLPLMSFQKTQSGDLMSRLTNDIENVSRTLNTAVIQVTTSVLTLVGTLVVMVLLSPLLTLMTITIVPLMYAGMKWITNRTGYYFKEQQRELGEMTGFLEESLSGHSMVKLFHQEQRVIDQYRKQNKKLRDVGYWAQVYSGFIPKLMNGLNNFGFAIIVGVGGWIVLYTNAEVITIGIIVTFTTYARQFTRPLNDLANQFNTILSAVAGAERAFEVMDQEEEEINQGKRELEQVKGEVRFDHVSFSYNEEEQVLRNVSFHAEAGQTVALVGPTGAGKTTIISLLARFFIEKEGEILLDGVPLSNTSNRSIRKHLGMVLQDSYLFDTTIRENIRYGKLDATDQEVLEAARLANADAFIQQLPEQYDTVLEGNGRGISQGQRQLIAIARAMLADPAILILDEATSSIDTITELRITDALQTLMKGKTSFIIAHRLNTIEKADMILVLKDGSIIEKGDHSSLMKENGFYANLVTTQTTYD; from the coding sequence ATGACGAATAAAAATCAGCCGATACAGCCGCCATCAAGACATCACCCGCCAATTAGCAAAAAGCCGAAAGTGAAAAATTTACGCGCCACCCTGTTGAGAATTTGGACTTATATGGAGACAGATAAAGCATTATTTTGGCTCGTGCTGGCAATGATTATAGCAAGTGCTGTGCTATCGTTGCTCGGTCCTTATTTTATTGGGGTTGCTGTTGATGTGATGACGGGTGCAACAAGCTCATTTTCCTTTCAAACCATATTAATTATCCTTCTAATTGTTTTTATATTACACTCACTTACATTGGCGCTGCAGAATTACTGGATGATTGATATATCGCAAAACACGGTCTATACGATGCGTCAGGAATTGTTTGATCATGTACTCCGTTTGCCACTGATGAGCTTTCAGAAAACCCAGAGTGGTGACTTAATGAGCCGCCTTACAAATGATATTGAGAATGTCAGCAGAACATTAAATACGGCTGTTATCCAAGTGACAACGAGTGTATTAACTTTAGTTGGTACCCTTGTTGTGATGGTGTTGCTAAGTCCTTTGCTGACACTAATGACCATTACTATTGTACCGCTTATGTATGCAGGGATGAAATGGATAACGAACAGAACAGGCTATTACTTTAAAGAGCAGCAACGCGAATTAGGAGAAATGACAGGATTCCTGGAAGAATCGTTGTCAGGTCACTCGATGGTAAAGCTGTTTCATCAAGAACAACGAGTGATTGACCAGTATCGCAAGCAGAATAAAAAATTGCGCGATGTGGGCTATTGGGCGCAAGTTTACTCTGGATTTATCCCTAAATTAATGAACGGGTTAAATAATTTTGGTTTTGCGATTATTGTCGGCGTCGGGGGCTGGATCGTGTTATACACCAATGCTGAGGTGATTACGATAGGGATAATCGTTACTTTCACTACCTATGCCCGACAGTTTACTCGACCATTAAACGACCTGGCGAATCAGTTTAATACCATTCTTTCAGCCGTAGCCGGTGCAGAGAGGGCATTTGAAGTGATGGATCAGGAAGAAGAAGAAATAAATCAAGGAAAACGAGAATTGGAACAGGTAAAAGGGGAAGTACGGTTTGATCACGTGTCTTTTTCCTATAATGAAGAGGAGCAGGTTTTACGTAATGTTTCATTTCATGCAGAAGCTGGCCAGACAGTTGCGCTCGTTGGACCAACTGGAGCTGGCAAAACAACAATTATTTCCTTATTGGCCCGTTTTTTTATTGAGAAGGAAGGGGAAATATTACTAGATGGTGTTCCGTTGAGTAACACAAGTAATCGCAGCATACGAAAGCATCTCGGAATGGTACTTCAGGATTCCTATCTATTTGATACAACGATAAGGGAAAATATTCGATATGGAAAATTGGACGCAACTGATCAAGAAGTATTGGAAGCGGCTCGTCTTGCGAATGCGGATGCATTTATCCAACAGCTTCCAGAGCAGTATGACACCGTTCTTGAAGGCAATGGCCGAGGAATCAGTCAGGGACAGCGACAACTGATTGCAATTGCACGGGCAATGCTCGCTGATCCGGCTATCTTAATATTGGATGAAGCAACCAGCAGTATTGATACGATTACAGAATTAAGAATTACAGATGCATTACAAACATTAATGAAAGGAAAGACTAGTTTTATCATAGCACATCGCTTGAATACGATTGAAAAGGCTGATATGATACTTGTCTTAAAGGATGGTTCCATCATAGAGAAAGGTGACCATTCATCATTGATGAAAGAAAATGGTTTTTATGCTAATCTAGTCACAACACAAACTACTTATGATTGA
- a CDS encoding Msr family ABC-F type ribosomal protection protein yields the protein MEQISFELEQIEINYLDKEIMKVERLAVHQFDRIGIVGKNGAGKSTILRLLAGKVMPTKGTVHRHVSAGYFEQMEGPDTHQADPKLLGKLHVPNQYGLSGGEQTRLKLAQLFTNYHESLLIDEPTTHLDEDGIKYLLSELRYYYGALVLISHDRAVLDELVTTIWEVNNGRVNVYSGNYSDYIAQKELERDQQRQAHEQYLKEKSRLEKAAQEKMNKASKIARAASMPKKESKAKANRMFETKSKATSQKALQKAAKSIEHRMEKLEAVEAVQDEKPIMFRQSKVVELHNKFPIMADCFTLTANGQVLLEEVNFQLPLGKKIAITGPNGSGKSTLLHHFASNQSGLTISPKAKIGYFRQMSYQFRTDETVWQFVKNRSDYEDGLLRSVLHAMQLVGTDLQKKVKALSGGEAIRLQLSQLFLGEYNILLLDEPTNFLDIHAVEALERFIKAYQGTIIFVTHDQMFIKNVADIQFQINAKQIERL from the coding sequence ATGGAACAAATTAGTTTTGAATTAGAACAGATAGAAATAAACTATTTAGATAAAGAGATAATGAAAGTGGAGCGTTTGGCCGTCCATCAATTTGATCGTATTGGCATCGTCGGTAAAAACGGAGCTGGAAAAAGTACGATATTAAGATTGCTTGCAGGTAAGGTGATGCCAACAAAAGGTACCGTGCATCGCCATGTGAGTGCAGGTTATTTTGAGCAGATGGAAGGGCCAGATACGCATCAGGCTGATCCTAAGTTATTAGGAAAATTACATGTTCCGAATCAATATGGGTTAAGTGGAGGCGAACAAACAAGGCTTAAGCTTGCCCAATTGTTTACGAATTATCATGAGTCCTTATTAATTGATGAGCCAACGACACATTTAGATGAAGACGGAATTAAATATTTATTGTCTGAGTTGCGATATTATTATGGTGCATTAGTACTTATCAGTCATGATCGTGCAGTACTGGATGAACTTGTGACAACCATATGGGAAGTGAATAATGGCAGGGTTAATGTCTATTCAGGCAATTACAGTGACTATATTGCTCAGAAAGAATTAGAACGAGATCAACAAAGGCAAGCTCATGAACAATATTTGAAAGAAAAAAGCCGACTCGAAAAAGCAGCACAGGAAAAGATGAACAAGGCTAGTAAAATCGCCAGGGCAGCTTCGATGCCGAAGAAAGAATCCAAGGCGAAGGCGAACCGAATGTTTGAGACAAAGTCCAAAGCAACCAGTCAGAAAGCATTGCAAAAAGCAGCCAAATCGATTGAACACCGAATGGAGAAGCTGGAGGCTGTAGAGGCAGTTCAAGATGAGAAGCCGATTATGTTTAGACAATCAAAAGTGGTGGAGTTGCATAATAAATTTCCTATTATGGCTGATTGTTTTACCCTTACCGCTAATGGACAGGTATTATTGGAAGAAGTGAATTTCCAATTGCCACTCGGTAAAAAAATTGCCATAACAGGTCCAAATGGCAGTGGTAAAAGTACGTTGTTGCACCATTTTGCTAGCAATCAATCCGGTTTAACCATTTCACCTAAAGCAAAAATCGGTTATTTTCGCCAAATGAGTTATCAATTCAGGACTGATGAAACGGTATGGCAATTCGTGAAAAATCGGTCAGACTATGAAGATGGGCTGTTGCGCAGCGTATTACATGCCATGCAGCTGGTTGGTACAGATCTGCAAAAAAAGGTGAAAGCATTAAGCGGCGGAGAAGCAATTCGGCTCCAGCTAAGTCAGCTTTTTCTGGGAGAATATAATATTTTGTTATTAGATGAACCGACCAACTTCCTAGATATCCATGCCGTTGAAGCTTTAGAACGATTTATAAAAGCCTATCAAGGAACAATCATTTTTGTCACACATGATCAAATGTTTATAAAAAATGTTGCAGATATACAGTTTCAAATCAATGCCAAACAAATAGAACGCTTGTGA
- a CDS encoding ring-cleaving dioxygenase yields the protein MQLKGIHHVSAITANAQDNFNFYTTILGMRLVKKTVNQDDTSMYHLFYADEKGSPGTDLTFFEINNAGHTYTGNNSISTTSLRVASGQALAYWQDRFDQYDIVHDGISEQFGRQVLPFQDHEGQRLTLVSDEKNTGVAGGVPWDGNGVKAEKAVIGLGPVHFTIPDLTPTKKVLTEVLGFRHEGSYSLLDGREINVFATGEGGTGAEVHVEVRPGLQKERPGRGSVHHVAFRVEDVEELEAWRDVIRQKRLPNSGIVDRYYFQSLYFREPNGILIELATDGPGFATDENMEALGESLALPPFLADKREEIEANLTPLETNNK from the coding sequence ATGCAATTAAAAGGAATTCACCATGTTTCCGCGATCACTGCCAACGCGCAAGATAACTTCAATTTCTACACAACTATTTTAGGAATGCGACTTGTAAAAAAGACGGTCAATCAAGATGACACGAGCATGTACCATTTATTTTATGCAGATGAAAAGGGAAGTCCGGGAACCGATTTAACCTTTTTTGAAATAAATAATGCGGGACACACTTATACTGGTAACAATAGTATCTCGACTACCTCATTACGTGTGGCAAGTGGTCAAGCGTTAGCCTATTGGCAGGATCGCTTTGATCAGTATGATATCGTCCATGATGGGATCAGTGAACAATTTGGTCGCCAGGTGTTACCTTTTCAAGATCATGAAGGGCAAAGATTGACATTGGTTTCTGATGAAAAGAATACAGGAGTTGCTGGCGGTGTTCCCTGGGACGGAAATGGAGTGAAAGCGGAGAAAGCTGTGATTGGATTAGGTCCCGTTCACTTTACCATCCCAGACTTAACTCCAACAAAAAAGGTGCTTACGGAAGTGCTGGGGTTCCGTCATGAAGGTAGTTATTCCCTTTTAGATGGTCGTGAAATCAACGTTTTTGCTACAGGAGAAGGCGGAACGGGAGCTGAAGTTCATGTAGAAGTTCGACCAGGATTACAAAAAGAACGGCCTGGCCGCGGCAGTGTACATCACGTTGCTTTTCGTGTTGAAGATGTAGAGGAACTAGAAGCATGGCGAGATGTGATTCGTCAGAAAAGATTACCAAACTCAGGAATTGTTGATCGTTACTATTTTCAATCGTTATATTTCCGTGAACCAAATGGAATTTTGATTGAATTGGCAACAGATGGACCGGGATTTGCAACCGATGAGAATATGGAAGCATTAGGCGAATCCTTGGCATTGCCACCTTTTTTAGCGGATAAACGAGAAGAAATCGAAGCAAACTTAACGCCATTGGAAACGAATAATAAATAA
- a CDS encoding DeoR/GlpR family DNA-binding transcription regulator yields MLVAERHQRIVEVVNQRKSIRVSELASLFSVTDETIRRDLEKLEKEKKLARSHGGAVSIANSQDGPEIPFQEREVMYVDEKKAIAQEAVKHIVETDKILLDASTTAWYVAKNLPNIPITVLTNSVNVVLELSKKNQITVISTGGTLLPRSLSFVGPLAVSSLDLYHVNKAFLSCKGVHLEKGMSESNEQQARVKQKMIDIADTTYLLANHQKFHIRAFAHVAPIDNVQRIITDSNAPEQQVYDLKENGIEVIQALR; encoded by the coding sequence ATGTTAGTTGCCGAAAGACACCAACGTATAGTAGAAGTCGTTAATCAACGAAAAAGTATTCGAGTATCAGAGCTCGCAAGTTTGTTTTCTGTGACGGATGAAACGATTCGCAGGGACTTGGAAAAATTGGAAAAAGAAAAGAAGTTAGCCAGAAGCCATGGTGGCGCAGTCAGTATCGCCAACTCCCAGGATGGACCGGAAATTCCTTTTCAAGAGCGAGAAGTGATGTATGTCGATGAGAAGAAAGCAATTGCCCAGGAGGCAGTAAAACATATTGTCGAAACAGATAAGATTTTACTGGATGCCAGTACGACAGCATGGTATGTAGCGAAGAACCTTCCAAATATACCGATCACTGTCTTAACCAATTCAGTTAATGTCGTACTGGAATTAAGTAAGAAAAATCAAATTACAGTTATTTCAACTGGTGGTACCTTATTACCCAGATCGTTGTCATTTGTTGGACCATTAGCTGTAAGTTCGTTGGATCTGTATCATGTCAATAAAGCTTTTCTTTCCTGTAAAGGCGTCCATCTTGAAAAAGGGATGAGCGAATCGAATGAGCAACAGGCACGGGTTAAACAGAAAATGATTGATATTGCAGATACTACTTATTTACTGGCAAATCATCAAAAGTTCCATATCCGAGCATTTGCTCATGTAGCACCAATCGATAACGTACAGCGAATTATTACGGACAGCAATGCCCCTGAGCAGCAAGTATATGATTTGAAAGAAAACGGAATAGAAGTTATCCAAGCACTTCGTTAA
- the helD gene encoding RNA polymerase recycling motor HelD → MSEEWNDQEWQEEKQRVDDVVHEIKKKITSLQSKAKDLKEDVIDIRRDFWEDVTVNIEEMDDKIETEASIKQQAEFLSERERSHGQVSEKLDILRRLEDKPYFGRIDFKEENGSEELPIYIGLASVLDEDEDNFLVYDWRAPISSMYYDYPPGPASYDTVQGNISGEITLKRQYMIQFGELKGMFDTGLTIGDHLLQSVLGNQASTKMKSIVSTIQREQNQIIRNERAKVLIVQGVAGSGKTSAALQRVAYLLYRYRETLTSEQIVLFSPNPLFNSYVATVLPELGEDNMQQMTFYQYLHRQLDDSFQLETPFEQMEYYLNKQGNDYEARVESMHYKASLDYKALIDHYLEHLSTRGIVFRNITFRGQVIIPKQMIEKYFYQTEGRLPIADRLEKVSNWILLQLKRLEKVEREKDWVLEESELLEKADYVDVHHMLQEENQFSEDTFDDYDREEELLRKKVVAWRLRPLRKKVKQLAFVDPLRTFRQLFSSDQWITDGSLILPEQWKEICYTTEEHLKQKYLTWEDAPAFIYFEKNLLGFDAQRTIQHLFIDEAQDYTPFQFVLMKQMFPVSSMTLLGDINQAIYAHALRDETLLSEKWQERHERIVLTRSYRSTAPIVEFTKSFMPNGDLIEPFEREGDTPIVMEVEQHDMLDQKIVEQIELYEQNGHETIALIGKTLEECQTVYDRLKHRVTVELMTQEAHIFNKGIVVIPAYLAKGIEFDAVIILDASDHNFQDELERNLFYTACTRAMHDLALFSIGKPTHFLQDIPKQQYRHYKVHQISQK, encoded by the coding sequence GTGTCAGAGGAATGGAATGACCAAGAATGGCAAGAAGAGAAACAAAGAGTGGACGATGTTGTCCATGAAATTAAGAAGAAGATTACTTCTTTACAATCTAAAGCAAAAGATTTAAAGGAAGACGTCATTGATATTAGACGTGATTTCTGGGAAGATGTCACCGTCAATATAGAAGAAATGGATGATAAAATAGAAACAGAAGCTAGTATTAAACAACAGGCAGAATTTTTGTCCGAAAGGGAAAGAAGCCATGGGCAAGTAAGTGAAAAATTAGATATTCTCCGCAGGCTAGAAGACAAACCATATTTCGGCAGAATTGATTTCAAGGAAGAAAATGGTTCAGAAGAGCTGCCAATTTACATTGGCTTAGCTTCTGTGTTAGACGAAGATGAAGATAATTTTCTCGTTTACGACTGGAGAGCCCCTATTTCGAGCATGTACTATGATTATCCACCTGGCCCGGCAAGTTACGACACCGTTCAAGGAAATATTTCCGGGGAAATAACGTTAAAACGACAATATATGATTCAATTTGGCGAATTAAAAGGAATGTTTGATACGGGTCTTACCATTGGTGATCATCTGTTGCAATCCGTCCTTGGTAATCAGGCAAGTACCAAAATGAAAAGTATTGTTTCTACGATACAGCGTGAACAAAATCAAATTATTCGGAATGAAAGAGCGAAAGTGTTGATTGTCCAAGGTGTTGCAGGGAGTGGGAAAACATCCGCAGCCTTACAACGTGTTGCTTACTTGCTCTACCGGTATCGTGAAACGTTGACATCTGAACAGATTGTACTTTTCTCACCGAATCCGTTATTCAACAGTTATGTTGCAACGGTTCTACCGGAATTAGGTGAAGACAATATGCAGCAAATGACGTTCTATCAATATCTACATCGCCAATTAGATGACAGCTTTCAATTGGAAACGCCTTTTGAGCAGATGGAATATTATTTAAATAAGCAGGGGAATGATTATGAAGCAAGGGTAGAATCCATGCATTATAAGGCAAGTCTCGATTATAAAGCACTGATTGATCATTATTTGGAACACTTATCAACCCGAGGCATTGTTTTTCGAAATATTACCTTTAGGGGACAGGTAATTATTCCGAAGCAAATGATAGAGAAATATTTCTATCAGACAGAAGGAAGATTACCGATAGCGGATCGCTTAGAGAAAGTATCGAACTGGATACTGCTGCAATTGAAACGCTTAGAGAAAGTGGAGCGTGAAAAGGACTGGGTATTGGAAGAAAGTGAATTGCTGGAAAAGGCAGATTATGTTGACGTTCATCATATGTTACAGGAAGAGAATCAATTCTCAGAAGATACTTTTGACGACTATGATCGTGAGGAAGAATTATTGCGAAAAAAAGTGGTGGCATGGCGCTTGCGACCTTTAAGAAAAAAAGTAAAGCAGTTAGCATTTGTGGATCCGCTAAGAACCTTCCGTCAATTATTTTCATCAGATCAGTGGATAACTGATGGTAGCTTGATACTACCGGAGCAATGGAAAGAAATTTGTTATACGACAGAAGAACATCTGAAGCAAAAATACCTGACATGGGAAGACGCACCTGCCTTTATTTATTTTGAGAAAAATTTATTAGGCTTTGATGCTCAACGCACCATTCAGCATTTGTTCATTGACGAGGCACAAGACTATACACCTTTCCAATTCGTGCTCATGAAGCAAATGTTTCCTGTCAGCAGCATGACACTGCTTGGTGATATTAATCAAGCGATATACGCACATGCGCTGAGAGATGAAACATTGCTTTCTGAAAAATGGCAGGAACGTCACGAGCGCATTGTGTTAACGCGAAGTTATCGTTCGACTGCTCCGATTGTAGAGTTTACCAAATCTTTCATGCCGAACGGTGATTTGATTGAACCATTTGAACGTGAAGGGGATACGCCAATAGTAATGGAAGTTGAACAGCACGACATGCTAGATCAAAAAATAGTGGAACAAATTGAACTGTATGAACAAAATGGCCATGAAACGATCGCACTCATCGGTAAAACATTGGAAGAATGCCAAACAGTCTATGATCGTCTGAAACACCGAGTAACAGTGGAACTGATGACACAGGAAGCCCATATTTTTAATAAGGGGATTGTTGTCATTCCGGCATATCTTGCCAAAGGAATTGAATTCGATGCAGTGATTATTCTGGATGCATCCGATCATAATTTCCAGGATGAGCTAGAACGTAACTTATTCTATACAGCTTGTACAAGAGCGATGCATGATCTTGCGTTGTTTTCAATTGGTAAACCGACGCATTTTCTACAGGACATACCGAAACAACAATATCGCCATTACAAAGTTCATCAGATCTCACAAAAGTAA
- the thiW gene encoding energy coupling factor transporter S component ThiW: MNRTLLLTTMAVFIAIGTLGSQFLWFPTGIAKAYPVQHAVNVMAAVTLGPIPAVTIAFMIGLLRNLLGLGTLLAFPGGMVGALLAGYLYRWTNKRTFAGIGEMVGTGVLGSLLSVPYAKVLMGSSVGAFAFLPGFLVSSVTGAIIRLFIISRVKDAPLMRQSVSNR; encoded by the coding sequence ATGAATCGTACATTATTATTAACCACAATGGCTGTATTTATCGCCATCGGGACACTTGGTTCGCAATTTCTTTGGTTTCCGACAGGTATTGCCAAAGCATACCCTGTTCAGCACGCGGTGAATGTGATGGCAGCGGTAACGTTAGGTCCTATCCCAGCAGTTACCATTGCCTTTATGATTGGTTTACTTCGAAATTTATTAGGGCTTGGTACATTGCTTGCTTTTCCAGGTGGAATGGTCGGAGCTTTACTGGCAGGTTATTTATATCGATGGACGAATAAACGCACATTCGCTGGTATAGGTGAAATGGTCGGGACAGGCGTCCTTGGCTCTCTGCTTTCTGTACCGTATGCTAAAGTATTGATGGGATCATCTGTTGGCGCATTCGCATTTTTGCCAGGATTCCTTGTCAGCAGTGTAACCGGGGCTATCATTAGACTATTTATTATATCAAGAGTAAAAGACGCCCCACTCATGCGTCAAAGTGTATCAAACAGATAA
- a CDS encoding HAD family hydrolase, giving the protein MNEIKAVCLDMDGTILNNHNQLEQNTKNVIEQIRQLGVKVFIVTGRAYKEVLDITEGNVELDGIVTANGMITYLDEELLRQHHLSTEVIDRVIQLARDHQIFYEVHPVNGNRTTLKIDQPYMEQMIKQDKPDEVGLHEWLEREEAINQAIDWVDELPAVQYAKIYCFADRHQHMQQWISELDELKQDTPFSTSSSSPHNVEVMVANVNKATGISALLEHYDLNPESVLAIGDSNNDIAMMEIVGYPVAMKNATDQIKKITRVTTEQTNDEEGVYHFLKDFFQHKL; this is encoded by the coding sequence ATGAATGAGATAAAAGCTGTCTGTCTGGATATGGACGGAACGATTTTGAACAACCATAATCAATTGGAGCAAAATACGAAAAACGTGATCGAACAAATTCGGCAGCTTGGGGTCAAAGTATTTATTGTCACAGGACGCGCTTATAAAGAAGTACTAGATATTACGGAAGGTAATGTAGAACTTGATGGCATTGTTACGGCGAATGGCATGATTACGTATTTGGACGAGGAGTTATTACGTCAGCACCATTTATCGACAGAAGTTATTGACCGTGTGATTCAGTTAGCCAGGGACCATCAGATTTTTTATGAAGTACATCCGGTTAACGGGAATCGTACTACTCTAAAAATCGACCAGCCTTACATGGAACAAATGATAAAGCAGGACAAGCCAGATGAAGTGGGCCTGCATGAATGGCTGGAAAGAGAAGAAGCGATAAATCAAGCTATCGATTGGGTCGACGAACTGCCTGCTGTTCAATACGCGAAGATCTATTGTTTTGCTGATCGTCATCAGCACATGCAGCAGTGGATCTCTGAATTAGATGAACTCAAGCAGGATACTCCCTTTTCTACTTCTTCCTCATCCCCACATAATGTGGAGGTGATGGTAGCTAATGTGAATAAAGCAACTGGTATCTCAGCATTATTAGAACACTATGATCTTAATCCTGAATCGGTATTAGCTATTGGTGACAGTAATAACGACATTGCAATGATGGAGATAGTCGGTTATCCAGTTGCTATGAAGAATGCGACAGATCAGATCAAGAAAATAACAAGGGTAACAACTGAACAGACGAATGATGAAGAAGGAGTATATCACTTCTTAAAAGATTTCTTTCAACACAAACTGTAA
- a CDS encoding aldo/keto reductase, translating into MVNSLQATTTLHNGVKMPWFGLGVFLVEEGEEVYQSVKWALEHGYKSIDTAAIYGNEEGVGKAIKDSGIPREELFITSKLWNGDQGYDETLQAFETTLNKLGLEYLDLYLIHWPVPDQNKYKETWKAMEKLYNDGKIRAIGVSNFKEHHLDDLIKDAEITPMVNQVEYHPHLQQRNLHDYCKEHNIQLEAWSPLKQGKVLDDPTLTDIAKRHGKSTAQVILRWDLQQGVVTIPKSVKQHRIHDNADVFDFELTDAEMKLIHDMNKDERVGPDPDTFSKR; encoded by the coding sequence ATGGTAAACAGTTTACAAGCTACTACGACCTTACATAATGGTGTGAAAATGCCATGGTTTGGACTTGGTGTCTTTCTAGTAGAAGAAGGCGAAGAAGTCTATCAATCTGTTAAATGGGCACTCGAACATGGGTATAAAAGTATTGATACAGCAGCTATTTATGGAAATGAAGAAGGTGTAGGAAAAGCAATAAAAGATTCTGGCATTCCTCGTGAAGAATTATTCATTACATCAAAGCTTTGGAATGGTGACCAAGGTTATGACGAGACATTACAAGCATTTGAAACGACATTAAATAAATTAGGATTAGAGTATCTCGACCTTTATCTTATTCACTGGCCAGTGCCGGATCAGAATAAATACAAAGAAACATGGAAAGCAATGGAGAAACTTTATAACGATGGAAAAATCCGAGCAATTGGTGTAAGTAACTTTAAAGAGCATCACTTAGATGATCTGATAAAAGATGCAGAAATTACACCAATGGTGAACCAGGTTGAATATCATCCACACTTGCAGCAACGCAATTTACATGATTATTGCAAAGAACACAATATCCAATTAGAAGCTTGGTCTCCGCTTAAACAAGGGAAAGTACTGGACGATCCGACTTTGACGGATATCGCAAAACGCCATGGTAAGTCAACGGCACAAGTCATCCTCCGTTGGGATTTACAGCAAGGTGTTGTGACGATTCCGAAATCTGTCAAACAGCATCGTATACATGATAATGCGGATGTGTTTGATTTTGAACTGACAGATGCAGAGATGAAGCTGATCCATGATATGAATAAGGATGAGCGTGTTGGGCCAGATCCTGATACGTTTAGTAAACGGTAA